From the Arthrobacter sp. PM3 genome, one window contains:
- a CDS encoding Gfo/Idh/MocA family protein, giving the protein MRIGIVGYGVGGRYFHAPFIDAADGVELAGVVARSPERRAEVAADFPGLPVFGSLAEMLDSGVDAVTITTPPHTRRELVLEAIAGGVHVVADKPFGPDAASARELAAAADRAGVVLNVYHNRRRDADFLTLAGVLASGQLGQLWRVHSIMDQDGADTLETGATGGLLRDLGSHLVDQMLWLMGPATHVYGTLDWTDSFGETTDCGFFLTLTHSSGAVSTVSASKLNHSTTRELRAYGSEGSYIASGADVQAEAIFAGRRPAREPATWGIDVPENWGTLAVSGGRSRVASEQGNYAGFYTEFARAVRDGGPGPVPAAEGVRTLEVLDAARLSALKNRVVEL; this is encoded by the coding sequence ATGCGCATCGGAATTGTGGGCTATGGAGTCGGCGGAAGGTACTTCCATGCCCCATTCATCGACGCGGCCGACGGCGTCGAACTCGCCGGAGTCGTGGCGCGTTCGCCGGAACGGCGCGCGGAGGTGGCCGCGGACTTTCCGGGGCTGCCGGTCTTCGGCAGCCTCGCGGAGATGCTCGACTCCGGTGTGGACGCCGTGACCATCACCACCCCGCCGCACACACGCCGCGAGCTCGTGCTGGAAGCCATCGCCGGCGGCGTCCATGTCGTGGCGGACAAGCCCTTCGGCCCCGATGCGGCCTCCGCGCGGGAGCTTGCCGCGGCGGCGGACCGCGCCGGCGTCGTGCTGAACGTCTACCACAACCGCCGGCGCGACGCCGATTTCCTCACGCTGGCCGGCGTCCTTGCCTCGGGGCAACTCGGGCAACTCTGGCGGGTCCACTCGATCATGGACCAGGACGGCGCCGACACCCTGGAGACCGGCGCCACCGGCGGGCTCCTGCGCGACCTCGGCAGCCACCTCGTGGACCAGATGCTGTGGCTGATGGGCCCGGCAACCCATGTCTACGGCACGCTCGACTGGACAGACAGCTTCGGCGAGACTACCGACTGCGGCTTCTTCCTGACCCTGACGCACTCGTCCGGAGCCGTCTCCACGGTCTCGGCCAGCAAGCTCAACCACTCCACCACGCGTGAACTGCGGGCCTACGGCAGCGAGGGCAGCTACATCGCCTCAGGCGCCGACGTCCAGGCCGAGGCAATCTTTGCGGGCCGCCGGCCGGCCCGCGAGCCTGCCACGTGGGGGATTGATGTTCCGGAGAACTGGGGAACCCTCGCAGTGTCCGGCGGCCGTTCCCGGGTGGCCTCGGAGCAGGGCAACTACGCAGGGTTCTACACGGAGTTCGCCCGCGCGGTCCGCGATGGCGGGCCGGGGCCCGTACCCGCCGCCGAGGGAGTGCGGACTCTTGAGGTCCTCGACGCCGCACGGCTCAGCGCGCTGAAGAACAGGGTCGTGGAGCTCTAA
- a CDS encoding Gfo/Idh/MocA family protein has product MADSLGVAVIGAGMAGKAHAAAYRTASALYNPVLPPVRLVSIGDVNAEFGSLAARRFGYERNDTSWQAIAEADDIDVVSVVIANSLHREVVEGLLAAGKHVLCEKPLSDSIEDARAMAEAARNASSIARIGFTFRRTPGIAYIRDLIRTGVLGNVLHFSGRYWTDYGFSPSAPMSWRYKGGPGSGALADVGSHLTYVSEFLCGDIKSISGGHLSTVIDKRPLPLAAVMGHDHVAVSDTFEPVANDDYAAFSAEFENGAGSFEVSRVAAGHANSLQFEVFCEKGAAKFDQRRPSEIQLFLNEGSGNENGYRQVILGPGHPYIAGGLAMDAPEVGFGQNDAFAYQARAFLEEVAGLGEAESLPRCATFDEGVRNMELLGAVTESALNNGKKITL; this is encoded by the coding sequence ATGGCTGACAGTTTAGGAGTCGCCGTAATCGGCGCCGGGATGGCAGGGAAGGCCCACGCGGCCGCGTACCGCACCGCGTCCGCGCTTTACAACCCGGTGCTTCCGCCCGTCCGGCTCGTGTCGATCGGCGACGTCAACGCCGAATTCGGCTCGCTCGCCGCGCGGCGGTTCGGCTACGAACGCAATGACACGTCCTGGCAGGCGATCGCCGAGGCCGACGACATCGACGTCGTCAGCGTCGTGATCGCCAACTCCCTCCACCGCGAAGTCGTCGAAGGCCTGCTGGCCGCCGGCAAGCACGTGCTGTGCGAGAAGCCCCTGAGTGACTCGATCGAGGACGCCCGCGCCATGGCCGAGGCGGCCCGGAACGCCTCCTCGATCGCCCGCATCGGCTTCACCTTCCGCCGCACCCCCGGCATCGCCTACATCCGCGACCTCATCCGCACCGGCGTCCTGGGCAACGTCCTGCACTTCAGCGGCCGCTACTGGACCGACTACGGCTTCAGCCCCTCGGCCCCGATGAGCTGGCGCTACAAGGGCGGCCCGGGCTCCGGCGCGCTGGCCGACGTCGGAAGCCACCTCACGTACGTCTCCGAGTTCCTCTGCGGTGACATCAAGTCCATCAGCGGCGGACACCTCAGCACCGTGATCGACAAGCGTCCCCTGCCGCTCGCCGCGGTCATGGGCCACGACCACGTCGCGGTCAGCGACACCTTCGAACCGGTCGCGAATGACGACTACGCGGCCTTCTCGGCCGAGTTCGAAAACGGCGCCGGCAGCTTTGAAGTCTCCCGCGTTGCGGCCGGGCACGCCAACAGCCTCCAGTTCGAGGTGTTCTGCGAGAAGGGTGCCGCCAAGTTCGACCAGCGCCGCCCGTCCGAGATCCAGCTGTTCCTCAACGAGGGCTCCGGCAACGAGAACGGCTACCGCCAGGTCATTCTGGGCCCGGGCCACCCCTACATCGCCGGCGGCCTGGCCATGGACGCCCCCGAGGTCGGCTTCGGCCAGAACGACGCGTTCGCTTACCAGGCGCGGGCGTTCCTGGAAGAGGTTGCCGGCCTCGGCGAAGCGGAATCGCTGCCCCGGTGCGCCACGTTCGATGAAGGCGTCCGCAACATGGAACTGCTCGGCGCCGTCACCGAATCCGCGCTCAACAACGGAAAGAAGATCACGCTATGA
- a CDS encoding queuosine precursor transporter, with product MTSAKTFPAAAPPKFASIGSPYFGIMLAVMSVVLILSNIGASKGVAIGPIITDGGFFLFPLAYILGDVISEVYGFKVARKAIVTAFGLSVFASLCYWVIIALPGFDDEYGASKQAALEGALGPVPQIVMASLLAFLAGQTINSWILVKMKARTGERSLWARIMGSSVVGEFVDTLIFCSIAASVIGITDLGMFVNYVLVGFLYKTLVEFAFVPLTSLVIGWVKKREPSYGA from the coding sequence ATGACTTCCGCCAAAACTTTCCCGGCAGCGGCCCCGCCGAAGTTCGCCTCGATCGGCTCCCCGTACTTCGGCATCATGCTCGCCGTCATGTCCGTGGTCCTGATCCTGTCCAACATCGGGGCGTCCAAGGGCGTGGCGATCGGCCCCATCATCACGGACGGCGGCTTCTTCCTCTTCCCGCTCGCCTACATCCTGGGTGATGTCATCAGCGAGGTCTACGGCTTCAAGGTGGCCCGCAAGGCGATCGTCACCGCGTTTGGGCTGTCCGTGTTCGCGTCCCTCTGCTACTGGGTCATCATTGCGCTCCCGGGGTTCGACGACGAGTACGGCGCCTCCAAGCAGGCCGCCCTCGAAGGGGCGCTGGGTCCTGTCCCGCAGATCGTGATGGCCTCGCTGCTGGCGTTCCTCGCCGGGCAGACCATCAACTCCTGGATCCTCGTGAAGATGAAGGCCCGGACCGGGGAACGGTCACTGTGGGCGCGCATCATGGGGTCCTCCGTGGTCGGTGAGTTTGTGGACACGCTGATCTTCTGCAGCATCGCCGCGTCCGTGATCGGCATTACCGATCTCGGGATGTTCGTGAACTACGTCCTGGTCGGGTTCCTCTACAAGACCCTCGTGGAATTCGCCTTCGTCCCGCTGACCTCGCTCGTGATCGGCTGGGTCAAGAAACGCGAACCGAGCTACGGGGCGTAG
- a CDS encoding ABC transporter ATP-binding protein, giving the protein MPDTAVSTRALVKRYRGVTAVDSLDLDVRRGEIYGFLGRNGAGKTTTIRMLLGLIRPSSGDVTVLGRRIKPGVTSVFARIGFLVETATAYPNLTVRENLDLQRRLTGSPGRSVGDAIELLRLAAYADRRAGQLSLGNKQRLALARALLHSPDLLVLDEPANGLDPAGIVEIRMLLRSLADERGITVFMSSHILAEVAHLADRIGIVHEGRLIEESSRDELAAKARAFAAGAYTPEEREQALLTLDLERYFLARTGDAPTRDAPMSGGA; this is encoded by the coding sequence ATGCCTGACACCGCGGTGTCCACCCGCGCCCTCGTCAAGCGCTACCGCGGCGTCACCGCCGTCGACTCTCTCGACCTCGACGTCCGCCGGGGCGAGATCTACGGGTTCCTCGGGCGCAACGGGGCAGGCAAGACCACCACCATCCGGATGCTGCTTGGCCTCATCCGTCCAAGCAGCGGGGACGTCACCGTCCTCGGCCGGCGCATCAAGCCAGGGGTGACCAGCGTGTTCGCGCGGATCGGTTTCCTGGTCGAGACCGCGACGGCCTACCCCAACCTCACGGTCCGCGAGAACCTCGACCTCCAGCGCCGCCTGACCGGCTCGCCGGGGAGGTCCGTCGGCGATGCGATCGAGCTGCTGCGCCTGGCCGCGTATGCCGACCGGCGCGCCGGTCAGCTCTCGCTCGGCAATAAACAGCGTCTCGCGCTGGCCCGTGCGCTGTTACACTCCCCCGACCTGCTGGTACTCGACGAACCGGCCAACGGGCTCGATCCTGCCGGGATCGTCGAGATCCGTATGCTGCTCCGCTCGCTGGCCGACGAGCGCGGCATCACCGTTTTCATGTCCAGCCACATCCTGGCCGAGGTCGCCCACCTGGCCGACCGGATCGGCATCGTCCACGAGGGCCGCCTGATCGAGGAGTCATCGCGCGACGAACTCGCGGCGAAGGCACGCGCTTTCGCCGCCGGCGCCTATACCCCCGAGGAACGCGAACAGGCACTGCTCACACTGGACCTGGAGCGCTACTTCCTGGCGCGCACGGGCGACGCCCCCACTCGGGATGCCCCCATGAGCGGGGGCGCGTGA
- a CDS encoding type IV toxin-antitoxin system AbiEi family antitoxin domain-containing protein has product MPQNHSPSLPATGNLWRTEQLLDLGYGPRAIRSLLDSGALVRLRYGCYIRASLWNAQSAPARGRQLIFAHAHGTRTTSTGSFLYSHTSAARLRRLYLWDVDNTVHLLQKGRPSSERHGRDVRCHTRPFTDDEVTSVGGLRTTTLERTVADCATLLNYRQALILTDHGLRLGADPDVLQAMADAMEGRRGIRTFRRVLAAADSRSESPGETLARDLVLRLKIKRPEPQVEVVTRIGRHRMDLAWKEERVALEFDGKTKYFDYKPTAEVLYEERRREKALNEDGWRFVRVEWKDLFREQEFKSRILRALAGAPGP; this is encoded by the coding sequence ATGCCCCAAAACCACTCACCCTCTCTGCCCGCAACGGGCAACCTCTGGCGCACCGAGCAGTTGCTGGACCTCGGCTATGGACCCCGGGCCATCCGCTCCCTCCTGGATTCGGGCGCCCTCGTCCGGCTGCGGTACGGCTGCTACATCCGCGCCAGCCTTTGGAACGCCCAGTCAGCCCCTGCCCGGGGCCGGCAACTGATCTTCGCGCATGCCCATGGAACGCGGACGACGTCGACGGGCAGCTTCCTCTACAGCCACACGTCCGCAGCGCGCCTGCGCCGGCTCTACCTCTGGGACGTGGACAACACCGTTCATCTCCTGCAAAAAGGGCGCCCGTCCAGCGAGCGCCACGGCAGGGACGTCCGGTGCCACACGCGCCCCTTCACCGACGACGAAGTTACGTCGGTAGGTGGGCTCCGGACGACCACGCTGGAGCGGACGGTCGCGGACTGCGCCACCCTGCTGAATTACCGGCAGGCACTGATCCTCACGGACCATGGGCTGCGGCTGGGCGCGGACCCGGACGTCCTGCAGGCCATGGCCGATGCCATGGAAGGCCGCCGCGGGATCCGAACGTTCCGCAGGGTCCTCGCCGCCGCGGATTCCCGCTCGGAGTCCCCCGGGGAAACGCTGGCCCGGGATCTGGTCCTGCGTCTGAAGATCAAACGGCCCGAACCACAGGTGGAGGTCGTGACGCGCATCGGCAGGCACCGGATGGACCTGGCGTGGAAGGAGGAAAGAGTCGCCCTAGAGTTCGACGGGAAGACCAAGTACTTCGACTACAAACCCACGGCCGAGGTCCTCTACGAAGAACGGCGCCGCGAGAAAGCCCTGAATGAAGACGGATGGCGGTTCGTCCGGGTTGAGTGGAAGGACCTTTTCCGCGAGCAGGAGTTCAAGAGCCGGATCCTCCGGGCCTTGGCTGGGGCTCCGGGACCCTAG
- a CDS encoding IS3 family transposase → MVDAKVWKDIALTFAGKLITAGWSAVKACALLGLHRTTWYRHLNPPARAGITVPHTDRAYPNRISDAEAEEFMGLLNSEDYGNLSVTQAYYRMLDAGHCSFSIAAAHRIVAAHGQNGDRRDQRRATGPARPKPVLAATAPNQLWSWDITMLHGPGKHTYRLYAIMDVFSRKVVGHRVEHTETAALAAALIRDAVAGNRHRPAVLHADNGAPMRAGTTLDLARTLGIELSYSRPRVSDDNPYSESLFKTVKYDLDFPQRFQDLAHARDHMAAFFADYNAHHRHSGLNYHTPDTVHHGTVEQARRQRQATLDACYTRNPHRYRRKPTAPGAPGINHKKPTQLSQTA, encoded by the coding sequence ATGGTTGATGCCAAAGTCTGGAAAGACATCGCCCTGACCTTCGCCGGGAAACTGATCACGGCCGGCTGGTCAGCGGTGAAGGCCTGCGCCCTGCTGGGCCTTCACCGCACCACCTGGTACCGGCACCTGAATCCTCCGGCCCGGGCCGGGATCACCGTGCCGCACACCGACCGGGCCTACCCCAACCGGATCAGCGACGCCGAAGCCGAGGAGTTCATGGGCCTGCTCAATTCCGAGGACTACGGGAACCTCTCGGTCACCCAGGCCTATTACCGGATGCTGGACGCGGGGCACTGCTCGTTCTCGATCGCGGCGGCCCACCGGATCGTCGCCGCACACGGACAGAACGGAGACCGCCGCGACCAGCGCAGGGCCACCGGCCCGGCCAGGCCCAAACCCGTCCTGGCCGCCACGGCCCCGAACCAGCTCTGGAGCTGGGACATCACGATGCTCCACGGCCCCGGCAAACACACCTACAGGCTCTACGCCATCATGGACGTCTTCTCCCGCAAGGTCGTCGGGCACCGGGTCGAACACACCGAAACGGCCGCCCTCGCCGCGGCCCTGATCAGGGACGCGGTCGCCGGGAACCGGCACCGCCCCGCCGTGCTGCACGCCGACAACGGCGCCCCGATGCGGGCCGGCACCACCCTGGACCTCGCCCGCACCCTGGGCATCGAACTCTCCTACTCCCGCCCCCGGGTTTCCGATGACAACCCCTACTCGGAATCCCTGTTCAAGACCGTCAAATACGACCTCGACTTCCCCCAACGGTTCCAGGACCTGGCACACGCCCGGGACCACATGGCGGCGTTCTTCGCGGACTACAACGCACACCACCGCCACAGCGGCCTGAACTACCACACCCCCGACACCGTCCACCACGGAACCGTCGAGCAGGCACGCCGCCAACGGCAAGCAACCCTCGACGCCTGCTACACACGAAACCCGCACAGGTACCGCCGCAAACCCACCGCCCCCGGCGCCCCCGGCATCAACCACAAAAAACCCACCCAGCTGTCACAAACAGCTTGA
- a CDS encoding sugar phosphate isomerase/epimerase yields the protein MKLGVYNAILHDRPLPEALKVIADLGLTGIEINTGGFLPAVHVPTMDQILESDAARDDYLAMFEGTGVSIAGLNCNGNPLHPKREIGEKHAEDIRRSIRLAHRLGQDRVVTMSGLPGGEPGATTVNWVVNAWNSAALDVLDYQWGIAAEFWKETDRLAADHGVKVALELHPQNIVFNTADVYKLIELTGATHVGVELDASHLFWQQMDPVAVVRALGPLVFQAAAKDVRVNTENAALYGVLDNSFRRLSPEENRTNLGGDEWANEWPKKSAWDFVALGKGHDTAFWTEFLRALYEVDPNMLVNIEHEDVSLGRIEGLQVAAKVLRDADAALTASLHTTA from the coding sequence ATGAAACTCGGCGTCTACAACGCAATCCTGCACGACCGCCCGCTTCCGGAGGCCCTGAAGGTCATCGCCGACCTCGGGCTGACGGGAATCGAGATTAACACCGGCGGATTCCTGCCGGCCGTGCACGTCCCCACCATGGACCAGATCCTGGAAAGCGACGCCGCCCGCGATGACTACCTGGCGATGTTCGAAGGCACCGGCGTCTCGATCGCCGGCCTGAACTGCAACGGCAACCCGCTGCACCCCAAGCGCGAGATCGGCGAGAAGCACGCCGAGGACATCCGCCGCTCCATCCGGCTGGCGCACCGGCTCGGCCAGGACCGGGTGGTCACCATGTCCGGCCTGCCCGGCGGCGAACCCGGAGCCACCACGGTCAACTGGGTGGTCAACGCCTGGAACTCGGCCGCCCTGGATGTCCTGGACTACCAGTGGGGCATCGCCGCCGAGTTCTGGAAGGAAACCGACCGCCTTGCCGCCGACCACGGCGTCAAGGTTGCCCTGGAACTGCACCCGCAGAACATCGTGTTCAACACCGCCGACGTCTACAAGCTGATCGAGCTCACCGGCGCCACCCATGTCGGCGTCGAACTGGACGCCTCGCACCTGTTCTGGCAGCAGATGGACCCGGTCGCCGTGGTCCGCGCACTCGGTCCGCTGGTCTTCCAGGCCGCCGCGAAGGACGTCCGCGTCAACACGGAGAACGCCGCGCTCTACGGTGTGCTGGACAACAGTTTCCGCCGGCTCTCCCCGGAGGAAAACCGCACCAACCTTGGCGGCGACGAGTGGGCCAACGAATGGCCCAAGAAGTCGGCCTGGGACTTCGTGGCCCTCGGCAAGGGGCATGACACGGCCTTTTGGACCGAGTTCCTCCGCGCGCTCTACGAAGTGGACCCCAACATGCTGGTCAACATCGAGCACGAGGACGTCTCCCTGGGCCGGATCGAAGGCCTCCAGGTGGCGGCCAAGGTCCTGCGGGACGCCGACGCGGCCCTCACGGCGTCGCTGCACACCACGGCCTGA
- a CDS encoding SRPBCC domain-containing protein: MTNNLSVVINSDAQQVWTMLREPALIAQWHGWNADDQEAEINEIYFGPNVVEGADHTSLVVDGGDVFTLKPVPTGTEVSVTRAAVDHNSEWAAWDEDITQGWLTFLHQLRFALERHPHGKRRTYFFSVPGTGGSAIDKLGLSDVPAPGEPYSLTLPTGEEITGRVWFRSNHQVGLTVHHYAEHGEGLLIVADQPAIEDVRPDGGSLAIVSTYDLGAHQLESIRSHWDKWRAENYPTSDPVH; this comes from the coding sequence ATGACGAACAATCTGAGCGTTGTGATCAATTCGGACGCGCAGCAAGTTTGGACCATGCTGCGCGAACCCGCCCTCATCGCCCAATGGCACGGCTGGAACGCCGATGACCAAGAGGCTGAGATCAATGAAATCTATTTCGGCCCGAATGTGGTCGAGGGAGCGGACCACACGTCCTTGGTGGTCGACGGCGGAGATGTCTTCACCTTGAAACCTGTCCCCACCGGCACGGAAGTGAGCGTCACTCGGGCGGCGGTCGACCATAATTCCGAATGGGCGGCCTGGGACGAGGACATCACCCAGGGCTGGCTGACCTTCCTGCACCAGCTGCGCTTCGCCCTGGAACGGCACCCCCACGGCAAGCGGCGGACCTACTTCTTCTCGGTGCCCGGCACCGGCGGCTCCGCGATTGACAAGCTGGGGCTCAGCGACGTCCCGGCGCCGGGCGAACCGTATTCGCTCACCCTGCCCACCGGCGAGGAAATCACCGGCAGGGTCTGGTTCCGCAGCAACCACCAGGTCGGCCTGACCGTCCACCACTACGCCGAGCACGGGGAAGGCCTGCTGATCGTCGCGGACCAGCCCGCCATCGAAGATGTCAGGCCCGACGGCGGATCCCTCGCGATCGTGTCCACGTACGACCTCGGGGCGCACCAGCTGGAGTCGATCCGCAGCCACTGGGACAAGTGGCGGGCTGAGAACTACCCCACATCGGATCCCGTCCACTAA
- a CDS encoding LacI family DNA-binding transcriptional regulator, whose protein sequence is MTLNTPRTRRPTIYDVAKSAGVSPSLVSLVLQNPAKVSEKRRAAVRAAMSELGYRPSRAATTLASSQTKSIGLVIDDFRNLWFVDLLRGMESTLSPHGYQVTLADSRPGENRITEATDGLLAMHVEGLVIAAEPSESMMAGTWVPAVVAGWRNGVPVGAGLITNDDDGGGRMAAEHLLGLGHSRIGHLSGSGGAAAHRREGFRSGMIEAGVDVVIAGESHGTSEEDGYEAACWLLDHHPDTTALFAANDTMALGALAAAKARGLSVPEDLSVIGYDNSQLAKSRYLDITSVDNRSDLVGADVANTLLARIQDPTLGPERKLIEPALIVRGTTARARG, encoded by the coding sequence ATGACGCTCAACACCCCGCGAACCCGCCGTCCGACGATCTACGACGTCGCCAAAAGCGCAGGTGTCTCGCCGTCCCTGGTCTCACTCGTGCTGCAAAATCCGGCAAAGGTCAGCGAGAAGCGCCGGGCGGCGGTCCGGGCGGCGATGTCGGAGCTGGGATACCGCCCGAGCCGGGCGGCGACCACGCTTGCCAGCAGCCAGACGAAGAGCATCGGCCTGGTCATCGACGACTTCCGGAACCTCTGGTTCGTGGACCTGCTGCGCGGTATGGAATCGACCCTGTCCCCGCATGGTTACCAGGTCACCCTCGCCGATTCCCGGCCCGGCGAGAACCGCATCACGGAAGCCACCGACGGCCTGCTGGCCATGCATGTGGAGGGTCTCGTCATTGCCGCCGAGCCGAGCGAGTCCATGATGGCCGGGACCTGGGTTCCCGCCGTCGTCGCCGGGTGGCGGAACGGCGTTCCCGTCGGCGCCGGCCTCATCACGAACGACGACGACGGCGGCGGCCGGATGGCGGCCGAACACCTGCTGGGGCTGGGCCACTCGCGGATCGGGCACCTCTCGGGGTCCGGCGGCGCTGCCGCCCACCGGCGGGAAGGCTTCCGCAGCGGCATGATCGAGGCCGGCGTCGACGTTGTGATCGCCGGTGAATCCCACGGTACGTCGGAGGAGGACGGGTACGAAGCCGCGTGCTGGCTGCTCGACCACCACCCGGACACGACGGCCCTGTTCGCGGCCAACGACACCATGGCCCTGGGCGCCCTCGCGGCAGCCAAGGCACGCGGCCTCTCGGTCCCGGAGGACCTGTCCGTGATCGGCTACGACAACTCCCAGCTGGCGAAGTCCCGCTACCTGGACATCACGTCCGTGGACAACCGCAGCGACCTCGTCGGAGCCGACGTCGCCAACACCCTGCTGGCACGGATCCAGGACCCCACCCTCGGGCCCGAGCGCAAGCTGATCGAGCCGGCCCTGATCGTCCGCGGCACCACGGCGCGCGCCCGGGGCTGA
- the tgt gene encoding tRNA guanosine(34) transglycosylase Tgt, translated as MPANPDSNSLPPRPARQSEFSFRVGKRLSEASPPSAAQTAANGGEFLGRTGTIATPHGEIQTPAFIAVGTKATVKSVLPESIAELGAQAVLANAYHLYLQPGADILDEAGGLGAFMNWRGPTFTDSGGFQVMSLGSGFKKVIDMKSVDHSGPDDAVAPGKERLAHVDEDGVWFKSHLNGDRHRFSPEISMNVQHRIGADIMFAFDELTTLQNSRGYQEESLERTRRWAERCLTEHFRLTSERVGKPYQALFGVIQGAQYEDLRRKACRDLGAMNFDGFGIGGALEKENLGTIVRWCNEELPENKPRHLLGISEPDDIFTAIENGADTFDCVSPTRVARNSAFYHPTGRYNLSGAKYKRDFGPLQEGCDCYACLNYSRAYIHHLFKAKEMVSATLISIHNERFVVKMVDDARRAIEAGTFFDFKAETLGRYYS; from the coding sequence GTGCCAGCCAATCCTGACTCCAATTCCTTGCCGCCCCGGCCTGCCCGGCAGTCCGAATTTTCTTTCCGTGTGGGCAAGCGCCTGAGCGAGGCGTCCCCGCCGTCGGCCGCCCAGACCGCCGCCAACGGCGGGGAGTTCCTGGGCCGCACCGGCACCATCGCCACCCCGCACGGCGAGATCCAGACCCCGGCGTTCATCGCCGTCGGCACCAAGGCCACGGTCAAGTCCGTGCTGCCCGAATCGATCGCCGAGCTCGGTGCGCAGGCCGTGCTCGCCAACGCGTACCACCTGTACCTGCAGCCGGGGGCGGACATCCTGGATGAGGCCGGCGGGCTGGGCGCCTTCATGAACTGGCGCGGGCCGACGTTCACCGACTCCGGCGGATTCCAGGTCATGAGCCTGGGCTCGGGATTCAAGAAGGTCATCGACATGAAATCGGTGGACCATTCCGGCCCGGACGACGCCGTCGCGCCCGGCAAGGAACGCCTGGCCCACGTGGACGAGGACGGCGTGTGGTTCAAGAGCCACCTCAACGGCGACCGGCACCGCTTCAGCCCCGAGATTTCCATGAATGTCCAGCACCGGATCGGCGCGGACATCATGTTCGCGTTCGACGAGCTCACCACGCTGCAGAACTCCCGCGGCTACCAGGAGGAATCCCTGGAACGGACCCGGCGCTGGGCCGAACGGTGCCTCACCGAGCACTTCCGGCTGACGTCCGAGCGCGTCGGCAAGCCCTACCAGGCCCTGTTCGGGGTGATCCAGGGTGCCCAGTACGAGGACCTGCGGCGCAAGGCCTGCCGGGACCTCGGTGCGATGAACTTCGACGGCTTCGGCATCGGCGGGGCCCTGGAAAAGGAGAACCTCGGCACGATCGTGCGCTGGTGCAACGAGGAACTGCCGGAGAACAAGCCGCGGCACCTGCTGGGCATCTCCGAGCCGGATGACATTTTCACCGCGATCGAGAACGGCGCGGACACCTTCGACTGCGTTTCCCCCACCCGGGTGGCCCGCAACTCGGCCTTCTACCACCCCACCGGCCGATACAACCTCTCCGGCGCCAAGTACAAGCGCGACTTCGGCCCGTTGCAGGAAGGCTGCGACTGCTACGCCTGCCTGAACTACTCGCGGGCCTACATCCACCACCTGTTCAAGGCCAAGGAGATGGTCTCGGCCACCCTGATCTCCATCCACAACGAGCGCTTCGTGGTGAAGATGGTCGACGACGCGCGCCGGGCCATCGAGGCCGGCACGTTCTTCGACTTCAAGGCCGAAACGCTGGGCCGCTACTACTCCTAG